The Colletes latitarsis isolate SP2378_abdomen chromosome 14, iyColLati1, whole genome shotgun sequence genome has a segment encoding these proteins:
- the LOC143349669 gene encoding uncharacterized protein LOC143349669, producing MSTVAVRGKYLFFHRENFTGVETIASCTHNTVKRLFNPERRVDVICNERGELEDAIARVCTKNATIFVADRTEHIKHERIPSYVVIEHYQFSGSRRIFLPGKPALRTLQYLFVTKAKRCQILSFARDLRNAGYRDVAFLAFDDAGVGSVIRANATGEEITLRSVGSCTAFTSNVDRIPTFATDSRSYCPRGGCSVKYGIVADATVRFWRKEDTLKLKQNESLQAVGGLLVEHFGDYYNITVDSSAGNSMTWPDAITKLINRDIDVIVGPRPEDLRIFGNMEIICWYMYRDMVFAGLVHVRTIQNDVLKMLMPFHYLVWLCVVSLLLIYVLLLIALRKLSHMGLIEERVKYEYVFSIMMSQGVHLPRNIGLRLVLLLWIVFSVYLSITYNSTFTSSVAEVETEDLLKDLKQVRDTGQPLGGPEIVLSYFNNSDDPAVGELRER from the exons ATGTCCACGGTCGCGGTTCGAGGAAAGTATCTATTCTTTCACCGTGAAAATTTCACTGGCGTCGAGACCATCGCTTCGTGCACCCATAACACGGTTAAACGATTGTTCAATCCCGAGAGACGCGTCGACGTGATATGCAACGAGCGTGGCGAGTTGGAGGACGCCATTGCCAGAGTCTGCACGAAGAACGCGACCATCTTTGTCGCTGATCGAACAGAACACATCAAACACGAACGCATACCTAGCTACGTTGTCATCGAACACTATCAATTCTCAG GCTCGAGGAGGATCTTTCTGCCGGGGAAGCCCGCTTTACGCACGTTGCAGTACCTGTTCGTGACCAAAGCCAAAAGGTGCCAGATACTTTCGTTCGCGCGAGATTTACGGAACGCCGGGTATCGAGACGTGGCGTTTCTGGCGTTCGACGACGCGGGCGTCGGCTCTGTCATTCGTGCGAACGCGACAGGAGAGGAGATTACATTGCGATCCGTGGGATCGTGTACAGCATTTACGAGCAATGTGGATCGAATTCCAACGTTCGCCACGGATTCCCGTAGCTATTGTCCGCGAGGTGGATGCTCGGTGAAGTACGGAATCGTGGCCGACGCGACGGTGAGATTCTGGCGCAAAGAGGACACGCTGAAGCTGAAAC AAAACGAATCTCTGCAAGCGGTCGGTGGATTGCTGGTGGAGCACTTCGGGGATTACTATAACATCACCGTCGACTCGAGCGCCGGCAATAGCATGACCTGGCCCGACGCGATCACGAAGCTCATTAACCGCGACATAGACGTGATAGTTGGCCCCAGGCCGGAGGATCTGCGCATCTTCGGCAACATGGAGATCATCTGCTGGTACATGTACCGCGACATGGTGTTCGCCGGTCTGGTGCACGTCAGGACCATCCAGAACGACGTCCTCAAGATGCTGATGCCGTTTCACTATCTCGTCTGGCTGTGCGTCGTCTCGTTGCTCCTAATTTACGTCCTGTTGTTGATCGCTCTCAGAAAGTTGTCCCACATGGGTCTGATCGAGGAACGCGTGAAATACGAGTACGTATTCTCGATAATGATGTCGCAGGGCGTCCACTTGCCAAGGAACATCGGATTGAGATTAGTGTTGCTTCTGTGGATCGTGTTCTCGGTCTATTTGAGCATCACGTACAACAGCACGTTCACCAGCTCCGTGGCCGAGGTCGAGACCGAGGATCTGCTGAAGGATCTCAAGCAAGTACGTGACACCGGTCAACCCCTAGGAGGACCCGAGATCGTTCTCTCTTATTTCAACAACTCGGACGATCCGGCCGTAGGGGAGTTGCGGGAGAGGTAA